The following proteins are encoded in a genomic region of Zea mays cultivar B73 chromosome 9, Zm-B73-REFERENCE-NAM-5.0, whole genome shotgun sequence:
- the LOC100384170 gene encoding uncharacterized protein isoform X1 produces the protein MAVAGVRPCSSSSMVGASLAPLCPCSDGAPAPVSRPCSTTPGRFFLQLAPSRAPPIFFLISIAAHRQFSALELPWRSVAPISSRLQLARCPAPSSDPLRAHRIAFPWPRLLPIVASLVPCSAPEIPPMAGVWSLRSSGRTPWASRLLFPHAREFASVRSARSLPPNSAACFSPLLVTPSCSSSDLPHRRAFLSPLAVPGRTSLCSPSSSLPLCSIKCRIKNPSCRSSSL, from the coding sequence ATGGCCGTCGCTGGCGTTCGTCCCTGCTCTAGCTCTTCCATGGTCGGCGCCTCTTTAGCTCCTCTCTGCCCCTGCTCGGACGGCGCGCCTGCTCCAGTGTCGCGCCCCTGCTCGACCACGCCTGGCCGGTTCTTCCTGCAACTAGCGCCCAGCCGAGCTCCTCCCATCTTCTTCCTCATCTCCATAGCCGCGCATCGTCAGTTCTCGGCCTTGGAGCTCCCATGGCGCTCGGTCGCTCCTATTTCCTCCCGGTTGCAGCTTGCTCGGTGCCCAGCCCCCAGCTCGGATCCGCTGCGAGCTCACCGGATCGCCTTCCCATGGCCGCGTCTCCTCCCTATTGTCGCGTCTCTGGTTCCCTGCTCGGCGCCTGAGATTCCTCCCATGGCCGGTGTTTGGTCCCTGCGCTCGTCCGGCCGAACTCCCTGGGCATCGCGCTTGCTGTTTCCCCACGCGCGCGAGTTCGCCAGTGTTCGGTCTGCGCGCAGCCTCCCTCCCAACTCGGCCGCCTGCTTCTCTCCGCTGCTCGTCACGCCCAGCTGTAGCTCGTCGGATCTCCCTCACCGGCGCGCGTTCCTCTCTCCGCTTGCCGTGCCCGGCCGAACGTCCCTGTGCAGCCCCAGTTCCTCGCTTCCGTTGTGTTCGATTAAATGTCGGATCAAAAATCCAAGTTGTCGCTCATCCTCGCTGTGA
- the LOC111589228 gene encoding uncharacterized protein: MAVAGVRPCSSSSMVGASLAPLCPCSDGAPAPVSRPCSTTPGRFFLQLAPSRAPPIFFLISIAARRQFSALELPWRSVAPISSRLQLARCPAPSSDPLRAHRIAFPWPRLLPIVASLVPCSAPEIPPMAGVWSLRSSGRTPWASRLLFPHAREFASVRSARSLPPNSAACFSPLLVTPSCSSSDLPHRRAFLSPLAVPGRTSLCSPSSSLPLCSIKCRIKNPSCRSSSL, encoded by the coding sequence ATGGCCGTCGCTGGCGTTCGTCCCTGCTCTAGCTCTTCCATGGTCGGCGCCTCTTTAGCTCCTCTCTGCCCCTGCTCGGACGGCGCGCCTGCTCCAGTGTCGCGCCCCTGCTCGACCACGCCTGGCCGGTTCTTCCTGCAACTAGCGCCCAGCCGAGCTCCTCCCATCTTCTTCCTCATCTCCATAGCCGCGCGTCGTCAGTTCTCGGCCTTGGAGCTCCCATGGCGCTCGGTCGCTCCTATTTCCTCCCGGTTGCAGCTTGCTCGGTGCCCAGCCCCCAGCTCGGATCCGCTGCGAGCTCACCGGATCGCCTTCCCATGGCCGCGTCTCCTCCCTATTGTCGCGTCTCTGGTTCCCTGCTCGGCGCCTGAGATTCCTCCCATGGCCGGTGTTTGGTCCCTGCGCTCGTCCGGCCGAACTCCCTGGGCATCGCGCTTGCTGTTTCCCCACGCGCGCGAGTTCGCCAGTGTTCGGTCTGCGCGCAGCCTCCCTCCCAACTCGGCCGCCTGCTTCTCTCCGCTGCTCGTCACGCCCAGCTGTAGCTCGTCGGATCTCCCTCACCGGCGCGCGTTCCTCTCTCCGCTTGCCGTGCCCGGCCGAACGTCCCTGTGCAGCCCCAGTTCCTCGCTTCCGTTGTGTTCGATTAAATGTCGGATCAAAAATCCAAGTTGTCGCTCATCCTCGCTGTGA